One window from the genome of Dermacentor silvarum isolate Dsil-2018 chromosome 5, BIME_Dsil_1.4, whole genome shotgun sequence encodes:
- the LOC119454506 gene encoding uncharacterized protein LOC119454506 gives MDETKSCEYHRTRMAQILHTTARQLGEEEMFKRLNERYLPITSREDHPDYAGQPNPHLDRDIEAWEVRLAAQNLNCRSAAGPDRVTNKALRNLSDSAITSLTRYYNECWRGGKLPMAWKTAKTILLPKPNKPPGIEGLRPISLPSCVGKVLEHVLNTRWNRYLEAHNIYPDSMLGFRAKLGTQDGMLLIQREVLDPPGGTPKNDNRAILGLDLQSAFDNVRHSAVLAQVSRLGLGARSYNYIRAFLTRRTARLEVGGTKLEEREPGSVGTPQGSVISPFLFNIIMIEVAKRLEALGPGIRHCLDADDVTIWATGGSDGDIEAGLQAAVDAVESALSGTGLRCSPQKSQLLILPPPGRHRKKASQEAAENIIVRTSDGVPIPHVPGLRVLGMFADGTQTNATAIKNITTKMGIAARLVKRVSSRYRGMNERGLLRLLQAFVISHAAYAGAFHRWTGAERAKMDAAIRKAYAGALGLLPGTKTTALLSLGAHNTLSEISEAQRASQLSRLSSTAAGRRLLDRVGLLPPGERPGAGPDGEPEEQVPLSDEAARKIIVYPLPKNTNPERDAGRRAARAAALARQHQRDEGAVYVDAARYPGRRNGFAAVVVSATTGKLLTACTVRARTAGQAEVAVIALATGWPGTRTVLSDLKQAIKNFARGVVWRGTERLVRSIVASRAACGAAAGPTIALKWFPAHMGRQLAPDIENRNEEADAVARDLITCRTAAARPPETSGEEREEDLDPLTDYGGILAAYREARRAFPPPHHELSRAEAVQLRQLQTECVLTAALARHVCPDMFVDAKCSVCERELATLRHIMWGGCNSAVHNGNGQCQDATYPKVVGASIRSEDSTTQRRAIQRLEEALAKQKRKGADAPDDGSGGARVSNA, from the coding sequence ATGGACGAGACCAAGAGCTGCGAATACCACCGCACACGCATGGCCCAAATCCTACACACCACCGCTCGTCAACTGGGCGAAGAGGAGATGTTCAAGCGACTCAACGAGCGCTACCTCCCCATCACCAGTCGCGAAGACCACCCGGACTACGCCGGCCAGCCGAACCCCCACCTCGACCGAGATATAGAGGCATGGGAAGTGCGGCTGGCGGCGCAGAACCTGAATTGTCGTTCGGCAGCCGGACCCGACAGAGTTACTAACAAAGCCCTACGCAACCTGAGCGACTCAGCCATCACATCGCTGACACGCTACTACAACGAATGCTGGCGAGGCGGCAAACTGCCCATGGCCTGGAAGACGGCAAAGACCATCCTGCTGCCAAAGCCAAACAAGCCACCGGGTATAGAGGGCCTGCGTCCCATCTCGCTcccgtcctgcgtgggcaaagtGCTGGAGCACGTCCTTAACACCCGGTGGAACCGCTACCTGGAGGCGCACAACATCTACCCGGACTCGATGCTCGGTTTCCGGGCCAAGTTGGGAACGCAAGACGGCATGCTCCTGATCCAACGAGAAGTCCTCGACCCACCGGGCGGGACTCCGAAGAACGACAACCGAGCGATCTTGGGCCTGGACCTGCAGAGCGCCTTCGACAACGTCAGGCACTCGGCGGTCCTGGCTCAGGTGTCCCGCCTGGGGCTGGGCGCAAGATCATACAACTACATCAGAGCCTTCCTCACTCGCCGCACGGCCAGGCTGGAGGTGGGAGGAACGAAGCTCGAAGAACGAGAGCCGGGCAGTGTCGGGACCCcacagggctcggtcatctcccCGTTCCTGTTTAACATCATCATGATCGAGGTGGCCAAACGCCTGGAGGCGCTGGGCCCGGGGATCCGACACTGCCTCGACGCCGACGACGTAACCATCTGGGCCACGGGTGGAAGCGACGGAGACATCGAAGCGGGCCTGCAGGCGGCGGTGGACGCCGTGGAGTCTGCGCTCTCGGGCACGGGCTTGCGGTGTTCGCCGCAAAAATCACAGCTACTCATCCTGCCACCACCTGGGAGGCACAGAAAGAAGGCAAGCCAAGAGGCAGCCGAGAACATCATCGTGCGCACCAGTGACGGTGTGCCGATTCCGCACGTCCCGGGGCTCCGAGTCCTGGGGATGTTCGCggacggcacccagaccaacgccacGGCGATCAAGAACATCACAACCAAGATGGGCATCGCGGCGCGCCTGGTCAAGCGAGTATCGTCCCGCTACCGGGGCATGAACGAGAGGGGGCTCCTGCGTCTGCTGCAGGCTTTCGTTATAAGCCACGCGGCATATGCGGGGGCCTTCCACCGCTGGACCGGCGCGGAACGAGCCAAGATGGACGCCGCCATCCGGAAGGCCTACGCGGGGGCTCTCGGGCTCCTACCAGGCACAAAGACAACAGCCTTGCTGTCTCTGGGAGCACACAACACGCTCTCGGAGATCAGCGAGGCCCAGAGAGCTTCGCAGCTGAGCCGCCTGAGCAGCACAGCCGCGGGCAGAAGATTACTCGATCGGGTGGGATTACTACCTCCCGGAGAACGCCCGGGAGCAGGACCGGACGGGGAGCCAGAAGAACAAGTCCCCCTGAGCGACGAGGCAGCGAGGAAGATCATCGTCTACCCGCTGCCAAAGAATACGAACCCGGAAAGGGATGCGGGCAGGCGAGCGGCGAGAGCAGCGGCGCTGGCCCGGCAACATCAGAGAGACGAGGGCGCAGTCTACGTGGACGCCGCAAGGTATCCGGGAAGACGCAACGGCTTCGCAGCGGTGGTGGTCAGCGCTACTACCGGTAAACTACTAACGGCATGCACCGTGCGCGCCCGAACAGCCGGCCAGGCAGAGGTGGCGGTGATAGCCCTGGCCACAGGTTGGCCGGGCACGCGCACGGTGCTAAGCGACTTGAAGCAGGCAATCAAGAATTTTGCCCGAGGCGTGGTCTGGCGGGGCACGGAGCGGCTAGTGAGGTCCATCGTGGCTTCGCGGGCTGCTTGCGGTGCCGCTGCAGGGCCAACCATCGCTCTCAaatggttcccagcccacatgggacgaCAACTGGCTCCCGATATCGAGAACCGCAACGAGGAGGCGGACGCTGTGGCCCGTGATCTCATCACGTGCCGGACCGCGGCAGCCCGACCCCCCGAAACCAGCGGTGAAGAACGTGAAGAAGACCTCGACCCCCTCACCGACTACGGAGGGATCCTGGCGGCATACAGAGAGGCCAGGAGAGCCTTTCCGCCCCCGCATCATGAACTGTCACGTGCGGAAGCAGTGCAGCTCCGACAATTGCAAACAGAATGCGTGCTAACGGCAGCATTGGCCCGGCACGTATGCCCCGACATGTTTGTGGACGCAAAGTGCAGCGTGTGCGAACGTGAACTAGCCACCCTCCGCCACATCATGTGGGGCGGGTGTAACAGTGCTGTGCACAACGGGAACGGGCAGTGCCAGGACGCCACGTATCCCAAAGTGGTGGGAGCTTCGATACGCTCCGAAGACTCAACGACGCAACGAAGGGCCATCCAGCGGCTTGAGGAGGCTCTGGCAAAGCAGAAGAGAAAGGGAGCCGACGCCCCGGACGACGGGAGCGGAGGAGCCCGAGTATCCAATGCCTAG